The proteins below are encoded in one region of Methanobacteriaceae archaeon:
- a CDS encoding pyridoxamine 5'-phosphate oxidase family protein, whose protein sequence is MQYRMKKHPLSEEKITELLEKTPVGNIATINENGYPYILPVHFVYHDHKIFIHGLPRGQKISNILANEKVCFETFIMKGLILDDAPCDVNTEYESVLILGKASIIKDDVDLKINILNKIVAKYTPHLEGIDFPEKAVRGTSIIEIEIEECVGKYYK, encoded by the coding sequence ATGCAGTATAGAATGAAAAAACATCCGTTAAGTGAAGAAAAAATAACAGAATTACTGGAAAAAACTCCTGTTGGAAATATAGCAACTATAAATGAAAACGGATACCCTTACATTTTACCAGTGCACTTTGTCTACCATGATCACAAGATTTTCATCCACGGCTTACCCAGAGGCCAGAAAATAAGCAATATTTTAGCTAATGAAAAAGTATGTTTTGAAACTTTCATTATGAAAGGCCTTATTCTAGATGATGCACCATGTGATGTGAATACCGAATATGAAAGTGTGTTAATTCTGGGAAAAGCATCAATAATCAAGGATGATGTTGATTTAAAAATAAATATCCTAAATAAAATAGTGGCCAAATACACCCCACACTTAGAAGGAATTGATTTTCCAGAAAAGGCCGTGCGGGGTACCAGTATAATTGAAATAGAAATTGAAGAATGCGTGGGTAAATACTATAAATAA